The genomic DNA TCTTCATCCGCGATCCGCTCAAGTTCCCGGACTTCATCCACACCCAGAAGCGCGACCCGGCCACCAACCTGAAAAGCCCGACCATGGCCTGGGATTTCTGGTCTCTGACGCCCGAATCCATCCATCAGGTGACCATCCTCTTTTCGGATCGTGGCACTCCGGCCACCTTCCGCAACATGAACGGCTACTCCAGTCACACCTATAAGTGGTATAATGCCAAGGGCGACTACTTCTGGGTCCAGTATCACTTCAAGACCGACCAGGGGATCAGGAACCTGACCGGCCCGGAAGCCGCCGCCATGTGCGGCAAGGACCCGGATCACGCCACCCGCGACCTGCACGACGCCATCGCGCGCGGCGAGTATCCCTCCTGGACCCTGGAGATGCAGATCCTCACGCCCAAGCAGGCCGAGAAGTTCGGCTGGGACATCTTCGATATCACCAAGGTCTGGCCGCACAAGGAAGTCCCGCCCATCACCGTGGGCAAGCTGGTGCTCAATCGCAACCCGGAGAACTATTTTGCCGAGGTGGAGCAGGCCGCCTTCAATCCGAGCAACCTGGTGCCCGGCATCGGCGTGTCGCCCGACAAGATGCTCCAGGGCCGCCTGTTCTCCTACCACGACACCCATTTGCACCGGCTCGGGCCCAACTACCACCTGATCCCGGTCAACCAGCCCAAGAACGCGCCTGAGAAGAGCTACCAGCGCGACGGTGCCATGCGCACGGACCACAACGGCGGGGGCGGCCCCAACTACTGGCCCAACAGCTTTGGCGGTCCGGCCCCGGACAACACCTCCATCGAGCCGCCCATCCCCCTGGACGGCCAGGGAGGCCGCCACGAGTTCGCCCACAAGAACGACGATTTCGTGCAGCCGGGCAACCTCTACCGCCATGTCATGACCGAGCAGGACCGGGCCAATCTGGTCAGCAACATCCTGGGTAGCCTGGGTCAGACGCCAAAGCCCATCCAGTTGCGCCAGTGCGCCCTGTTCTACAAGGCGGACGCGGACTACGGCACCCGTGTGGCCAAGGGGCTCGGCCTTGATCTGACCAAGGTCAAGACGCTGGCCTCCATGACCCAGGAGGAGCGCGTGGCCGCCACGCCCGTCAAGTAACATATTGTCCCGGATATCCCGGCGGGCCGTTCCCGCCGGGCAGCCCGCTTCCCCAAAGGCCCCTGTCCGCACCCCCGGCAGGGGCCTTGCCTTTGGCAGGGCGCCCGGTGGTCATCCGGGTTGTTCCCTGTCGCTCTTTGGCATATTTCACCCTTGTCTCGCGGCGGCTTTCAGCGTAGAACTTCGTGAAGTCTCAATAAAATCTAGACTTCGGGCCGCGTGACGCAGTCCGCCCATGTCCGGCAAGGGCTTTGGGGCGGTGGCAGGCGGCCTGGACGACGGAGGCACGGTGAAGCAGCGCGTTCTCGCGGGAATCCCCGATGTCCTGGACGAACAGCGGTTCGCCCATGGCGGCAACCTGCGCCGTCTGGCCGAGCAGGCCGGATGTCGGCCCGACGAGCTTCTCGACTTCTCGGCCAACGTCAATCCGCTGGGACCGCCGCCGTGGCTGGGCCAGGTGGTGGGGCAGGCGCTCCAGTCCGTGGATGCCTACCCGGACCCGGACTGCCACGATCTGCTCATGGCCGCTGCCGAGGCGTACAAGGTCTGGCCCACCCAGGTCATCGCGGGCAACGGCGCGTCCGAGCTGATCTTTGCCGCCGCTTCCCTGGGCGGATTCGGCCAGGCGGTCATCCCGTCGCCCACCTATGTGGACTACGCCAGGGCGTGCAAGGCGCACCGGCTCAAGGTGGTCGAGACGCCGCTCGGGGACGACCTGAGCGTCAACTTTCCGGCCATGGGGCGGCTTTTGACTACGCCGTCGCTGGTTTTTCTGTGCAATCCCAACAACCCCACGGGCGCGCTTTTTTCCCCGGCCGACCTGCGCGAGGTGGCGGCCATGTTCCCCCGCTCCCGTTTTGTGGTGGACGAATCCTTTGCCGAGTTCCTGCCCGAGGAAGCCGACCGCCTCATCCGCGACAGGCCGTCCAACGTCATCACCGTGCTCTCCATGACCAAGTTTTTCGCCATCCCAGGCCTGCGCCTGGGGTTGGCCTTTGCCGACCCGGACGTGATCCTGCGCCTCAAGCAGGCCATGCCCGCGTGGTCGGTCAACACCCTGGCCCAGAAGGTGGGCGCGCGCTGCCTGCGCGACACGGCCTATGCGGCGCGCACCCGCGAGCAGACCGCGCTCCTGCGCGAGAATCTCGCCTCGGGCCTGCGCCATGTGCCGGGCATCCGGGTGTTGCCGGGCGTGGCCAACTATCTGCTCTGCCGGGTGGAGCGCGTGGGCCAGGATGCGGTGCCGCTCAAGGAGAGGCTGCTGGCGGAGCACCGCATCGCCATCCGGCTGTGCGGCAATTACGAGGGGCTGGACAACAACTGGTTCCGCGTGGCCGTGCGCGGCGGCGACGACAACGAGCGGCTGATCCGGGCCATGGAGGCGGTCAGCGGCACCGGGCGCGGGCCGGTGGTCCGGCGCACCAAGCGCACCCCGGCCCTGATGCTCCAGGGCACCAGCTCCAACGCGGGCAAGTCCGTGCTGGCCGCCGCGTTTTGTCGCATCTTTCTCCAGGACGGCTACAATGTGGCTCCGTTCAAGGCCCAGAACATGTCCCTCAATTCGTTCGTCACCGACGAGGGGTGCGAGATGGGCCGTGCCCAGGTGACCCAGGCCATGGCCTGCCGCCAGCGGCCCGACGTGCGCATGAACCCGGTGCTGCTCAAGCCGGGGTCGGACACCGGCTCCCAGGTCATCGTCATGGGCCGTCCGGTGGGCAACATGAGCGTGGGCGAATACGTGCGCTACAAGCCGCGCGCCTGGGAGGCGGTTGTGGCGGCCTACGACTCCCTGGCCAACGAGCACGACATCATGGTCCTTGAAGGCGCGGGCAGCCCTGCCGAGGTCAACCTCAAGCACCACGACATCGTGAACATGGCCATGGCCCGCCATGCCGTCGCCCGCGTGCTCCTGGCCGGGGACATCGACCGGGGCGGCGTGTTCGCTTCCATGGTCGGGACCATGAGCCTGCTCACCCCGGCAGAGCGCAGCATGGTCGAGGGGTTCCTCATCAACCGTTTCCGGGGCGACGAGTCGCTGCTCGAACCCGCCTTTGGCCAGATGTTCGAGCATACGGGCAAGCCGGTCCTGGGCACCATCCCCTATATCCATTCCCTGGGGTTGCCCGAGGAGGACTCGGTCTCGTTCAAGGAAGGGTTCCGGCCCGAGGCGCGCAAGCTGTCGCCCGACCAGTGCGTGGACATCGCGGTCATCGACCTGCCGCGCATCTCCAATTTCAACGACATCGACCCGCTCCACGCCGAGCCGGACGTGCGCGTGCGCGTGGTGTCCGACGCCCACGCCCTGGGCACGCCCGACGCGGTCATCATCCCCGGCTCCAAGTCCACGGTGCCGGACATGAAGGCCCTGCGCGGGGCGGGCATGGCCGCGGCCCTGCGCGCCCTGGCGGGCAACGGCGGCAGGACGCGCGTCATCGGCATCTGCGGCGGCTTCCAGATGCTCGGCGAACTGGTGGACGACCCCTTTGGCCTGGAGTCCGAGACCACGCGCATGGACGGCTTCGGCCTGCTGCCCGTGCAGACCACCCTGGTGCCGGAGAAGACCCTGACCCGGACCTGGGGCACGCACGTCAAGTCGGGCTGCGCGGTTCACGGCTACGAGATCCACCACGGCCAGACCAAGCCCCTCTCGGACTCCCTGCGCGTGGCCCTGCGCGACAACGCGGGCCAGCCCCTGGGATACGCCAGGGACGATGGCCGGGTCTGGGGCACTTACCTGCACGGCCTGTTCGACGCCGACGAGTTCCGCCGCTGGTTCATCGACCAGCTGCGCAGCGACAAGGGGCTGGCCCCGCTGGGCACGGTCCAGGTGCGCTTTGACCTTGAGGACGCCCTGGACCATCTGGCTGGCGTGGTCCGGCAGGCGGTCTGCATGGAGAAGATATACAAGGCCCTCGGCTTCAGCGGCTGCTGCACCCAGGCCAGCCTGTTCCGCGCCGCGGGCGGCTGATCCCCGGTGCCGGAAAAAAGCATCGCGGTCGGCCTCCTGCGGATTTTCTTTGTCAAGGCACCATGCAAATACTGATTTAATTTTTTGTCATTTTATCCAGTCAGGGAAGGGTGATAAGGTGCTCTTTGCAGCTTTCGCCTGTGCGGCTCGATATTTTTTTATTGGGTGAATGAAAAATATGTGTTGACTTTCCCTTGTCGATAGCGGATGAGTGGCTCTCAAACGCCAGCGACACCCGTGGAGGTGTGGTCCCCTTGTGGCTAGGCTGGTTGAAAACGAACAGGTATATCGAGGGGCAGCGTGCGCATCTTGTACGCTGCCCTGTTTTGATATAGGCGCATGTGCGCCACTGCAACACTACTTTCTCAGGAGAAAATTGAATGTCCAAAAAACTGTATGTCGGCAATCTGTCCTGGTCCTCCACTGAAGACGACGTCCGCGCCGCTTTCGAAGCCTATGGCGAAGTGACCTCTGTCAACCTCATCGAGGATCGTGAAACCGGTCGTCCCCGTGGCTTCGGTTTCGTCGAAATGGACGATGCCGGCGCTCGCGAGGCGATCGCCGCTCTGGACGGCAAGGAATTCGGTGGCCGTAACATCAAGGTCAACGAAGCCAAAGCCCGTGAAGAACGCCCCCGCTGGTAGTTCCCGTAGATAAGGATCCGTCCTGATATACGGCGCCCGCTTCCCCACAAGGGAGGCGGGCGTTTCGCTTTTTTGTGGCCCGGGCTGGACAGGGCGGGCATGTCTGGTATGCTTCAGGCTGCATAACCCTGGAGGGATTCATGGAACCGTTGAACATTGTCGGCTGGCTGCTCCGGGCCGGGGTGGCCGTGGCCGTGCTGATCGGGTGCGTTGCTGCCATGCGCTGGCTCAAGGCCAGGCAGGGTAGCGGCGACCGACTTTGGACCGTGCTCGCCACCGCGCTCACGCCCAGGCTCATCCCCTTTGTCCTGACCGTGGCGGCGGTGGCGATCCTGTCCGCCCTGATTCCGGTGGAGTCACTGGAGAAAGGGGCCGCGGTCCTTGTCCTCTCGCTCCTGGGTGGGGCGTGGGTCCTGCTCGCGGCCTGGGGTCTGACCATCGTTTCCTCTGGGTTGAGCGTGCTGGTGGACTGGAAATACGATGTCACGGTGGCCGACAACCTTGGCGCGCGGCAGGTGCAGACCAAGGTCAAGGTGCTCCAGCGTATCCTCGTGGTCCTGATCTGGCTCGGCGCGCTGGCCGGGGTGCTGATGCAGTTCGAGCGCTTCCGGCTGCTCGGCGGCACACTGCTGGCCTCGGCAGGCGTGCTCTCCATCGTGCTCGGTCTGTCGGCCCAGAAGACCTTCGGGTCCATCATCGCGGGCATCCAGATCGCGCTCTCGCACCCCATCAACCTCGACGACGTGGTCATTGTCGAGGGAGAATGGGGGCGCATCGAGGAGATCACCTTCACCTATGTGGTGGTCCGGATATGGGACCTGCGCCGGTTGGTGGTGCCCATCACCTATTTTCTCGATACCCCGTTCCAGAACTGGACGCGCAAAAGCGCCGAGATCATCGGCCCGGTCTCCCTGCATGTGGATTACGCCACGCCCCTGGCCCCGCTGCGCGCCGAGTTGCGCCGTCTGTGCGAGGCGGCGGGCGACCTGTGGAACGGCAAGACCTGCGGGCTCCAGGTGACCGAGGCCGGGCCGGAAACCATGACCGTCCGCGCCCTGGTCAGCGCGTCTGACGCCTCCAAGGCCTGGGATTTGCGCTGCCTTGTGCGCGAGGGGCTCATCGATTTCATGCGGGCCAACCACCCCGAACACCTGCCCAAGCGGCGGGTGCTGCTTGAGGATGCAGGGGCAGGCAGACCAAAGGCCGGGACCGGCAGCGAGCAGGCATGAAAAAGGCCGACCCCAAGAGGTCGGCCTCGCATTCGGCTGCGGCTATTGCCCCTTGGCCACGGTGAAGCCCTGCGGTTGCAGGCCCGTGGATGAGGGGGTTCCGGCGATGCGCGCCAGGTAGTTGTCGCCAAGCTTGTCTATGTGGCTGTTCACGCCGTCAAAGTAGTTGAAATGCTCCTGCTCCTCCTCGACGATGGTTTCGAGGAGCTTCTCGCTGATGCTGTCGCCGTTTTCGCGACAGACGAGCAGGAACTGGTTGTACATGTCGATGGTCACATCCTCGAGGTTGGCGGAGAAGCCGAAAATCTCCTTCACGGCCTGTTCTCTGACGGTCTTGGCGTCAGGCTCGCTGACAGGCTCCCCGCCCAGCTCCTTGATCCGTTCCGCAAACATCTCTGCGTGGCGCATCTCGTCGATGGCGATGAGCTTCATGTTTTTCGCCAGCTCGCCGTAGTCCATGTTGTCCAGCCCGTAGTGCTGGTTCATGTATTGCGAGATGGCGGTCAGCTCCATGGCCCGCGCCTTGTTCAGGGTTTCGATGACTTTCTTGCGCCTGGATTCCTTGTCTTTTGCCATGCTGCACGTCCTTTTTGTCGGTTTGAGGACATCCGTGTCCAATAACCACTGTACCACAAGTCGCTCAAGGCAGGCAATGTGGGAGGGGCATTCTCATCTGGCGGGAACCTGTCCAGGGGCGGCCACGGGCCGGGGCAAGACGATCAAGACCGACGCGTGGCTGCACCACGCGTCGGTCTTGATCGTCTCGCGGCAGGGCCGCATTCGTGAATATGATCAGGCTGCTAGATGAACAGCGTCCCGATCCGGTTCAGGCGGATATCGGTGATGGAGCCCCAGGACCAGTAAATGACCAGGGCCTTGCCCACGATCTTTTCGCGCTTGACCGAGCCCCACCAGCGGGAGTCATGGGACGCCTCGCGGTTGTCGCCGAGCATGAAGTACTGGCCTTCTGGCACGACAAAGGGGCCGAAGTTGTCGCGCACCGGCTCTATGGTGTGCTTGGTGTGCCGGGTGTAAGGCTCGTCCAGGGGCTGGCCGTTGATGTAGACGACCTTTTCGCGGATTTCCAGGGTCTCGCCGGGCAGGCCGATGACCCGCTTGATGAAGTCCTTGGTTTCGTCCTCCGGGTATTTGAAGACGATGATGTCGCCGCGCTCCGGGTTGCCGGTCTGGTAGAGCACCTTGCCGTCGGTGGTGTCGAGGAAGACCGTGGAGGGCAGGCGCAGATCATAGGCGAATTTGCTGACCAGCAGGTGGTCGCCGATCTGGAGCGTTTCAAGCATGGAGCCCGAGGGAATCTTGAAGGCCTGGACCACGAAGGCGCGGATGACGAACGCGAGGAGCAGGGCCACCACGATGGCCTCGACCGTGTCGCGCAGGGATTTGAAGGAATTGTTCATGAGTATGCCTTATCAATGATTTGGTTAGTCTTCGTCAGCCTTGAGGACCGACAGGAAGGCCTCCTGAGGGATCTCGACGTTGCCCATGCGGCGCATGCGCTTCTTGCCTTCTTTCTGCTTTTCCAGGAGCTTGCGCTTGCGCGAAATGTCGCCGCCATAGCACTTGGCCGTGACATCCTTGCGGAAGGGCGCGTTGCGCTCCTTGGCGATGATGCGGTTGCCGATGGCGGCCTGGATGACCACCTCGAACATCTGGCGCGGGATGGACCGCTTGAGCTTGAGGGCCAGGGATCGGCCCGTGCGCGCCGAGTTCTCGCGGTGGACGATGCAGGAGAAGGCGTCCACCGGGTCGCCGTTGATCAGGATGTCGAGGCGCACGAGGTCGGCCTCGCGGTAGTCGATGAGCTCGTAATCCAGGCTGGCGTAGCCCCTGGTGGAGGATTTGAGCTTGTCGAAGAAGTCGTACATGACCTCGGCAAAGGGCATCTCGTAGGTGATGACCACACGGCTGGTCGTGATGTAGGCCATGTTCTTCTGGAGGCCGCGCTTTTCCTCGCACAGGGCCAGGACCGAGCCGACGAACTCGTTTGGCACATGGATTTCCATGCGCACGAAGGGTTCGCGGATGGCCACGATCTTGGTGGGGTCGGGCAGCTTGCTCGGGTTGTCGATGGTCATGGTCCCGCCGCCCACGGTGTCCACCTGATAGATGACCGACGGGGCCGTGGTGATGAGCTTGGCCTCGAATTCGCGCTCCAGCCGCTCCTGGATGATCTCTATGTGCAGCAGGCCGAGGAAGCCGCAGCGGAAGCCGAAGCCGAGCGCCTGGGAGGTCTCCGGCTCGTAGCTGAAGGCCGCGTCGTTGAGCTGGAGCTTTTCCAGGGCGTTCTTCAAGGTCTCGTACTCAGAGGGCTCTATGGGGTAGAGGCCGGAGAAGACCATGGCCTTGACCGGCTTGAAGCCGGGGTAGGGCTCGTCCACCGGGTTGTCGGCCAGGGTGATGGTGTCGCCCACCGGGGCGTCCCCCAGCTCTTTCATGGAGGCGCACAAAAAGCCGACCTCGCCCGCGCCCATGGTCTTGATGTCCACGGCCTCGGGCATGAAAGCGCCGAGCCTCGTGACCTCGAACCGCTTGCCGCTGGAGAATATCCTGATGGCGTCGCCCTTCTTGATGGTGCCGTCGATGATGCGGAAGAGGACCACCACGCCCTGGTAGGAGTCGTACCAGGAATCGAAGATGAGCGCCTTGAGCCTGGCGTCCGGGTCGCCCTTGGGCGGGGGGAGCAGCTCGATCACGGCGTCGATGACGCGCTGCACGTTGAGCCCGCTCTTGGCCGAGACCATGAGCGGGTTGGAGCAGTCGAGCCCGATGATGTCCTCGATCTCGCGGGCGATGCGCTCCGGTTCGGCGCTGGGCAGGTCGATCTTGTTGAGCACCGGGATGACTTCGAGGTCGTTGTCCAGCGCGAGGTAGACGTTGGCCAGGGTCTGGGCCTCCACGCCCTGGGTGGCGTCCACCACCAGCAGAGCGCCCTCGCAGGCGGACAGGGAGCGGGAGACCTCGTAGCTGAAGTCCACATGGCCGGGCGTGTCGATGAGGTTGAGGATGTATTTCTGCCCGTCGGGCGTGGTGTAGGGAATGCGCACGGTCTGCGCCTTGATGGTGATGCCGCGCTCGCGTTCCAGGTCCATCTTGTCGAGGTACTGGTCCTTCTTGGCGCGGTCGGTGATCATGCCCGTCATCTCGAGGATGCGGTCGGCCAGGGTCGATTTGCCGTGGTCGATGTGCGCAATGATGCTGAAATTGCGAATATTCTCTGTCTTGCTCATGATTTCCGTATCTAGTGGTGACATGTCTCGCCGGTGCGGGCGCGGCCCGACGGCCAGGAGTATCGGAAGAGTCTTCTACGGCATTTGGTTGTGGTTGTCTAATATATATGGGCGGGGTCGGCGGGGGGAGAGATGCGGGCAGGATTTGATCGACCTGGGTAAGCCGTCCATAGGCTACTGCCGTTTCTGCCCCCGCAGGCCGGGCTGTCAGTGACCCATCATCCGGCAGGTGGACACCAATAGATGAACGTCATTTTTCTTCTTGCGCTATTCGCGATTCGCGAATAAGAAATAATGGTCATGTTGAAACCGCAAGACATAATCATTCTGCTCAAGCTGGCCATACAGCCCGTTCCGTACGAATGGTCCTACAGCCAGCTTGCGTATGAACTCCACATGAGTTCCTCGGAGATTCACAAGGGTGTGAGGAGGGCGGCCCATGCGCGATTGTTCGATCCCAACCGCAGGCGGCCCATTCGCAAGGCGTTGGAGGAATTCCTGATCCACGGAGTCAAATACGCCTATGCCGCAGAAATTGGCCCCATGACCAGGGGAATGCCCACCGCTCATTCGGCCCCTGTGCTCATGAAGCATTTGGCTGTTTCGGATGGAGACGTGTATGTCTGGCCGCACCCGGAAGGGGTCAGCCGGGGCATGGCGTTGTCCCCGTTGTTCAAAACGGTTCCATACATGGCGGCCAGGGATGATCGTCTGTATCAGGCCCTTGCTGCACTGGATGCCATACGCCTGGGCCGGGCGCGCGATGTGGCGCTGGCGGAGTCAATTCTTTTGCAGCTCGTTCGTGGCGATGGACCGCAGTAGGTATCAATCCATAAGCCGGGTGGCCGATGTCGCGAGACTGCTGGGCGAGCTGGCGGGTCAGTGTGTCTTTGTCGGCGGAGCCGCAACCGGCTTGCTGCTGACTGATCCTGCCGTTGCGGATGTCCGTCCAACCTTGGATGTCGATGTGATAGTCGAACTGGTCACACGGGCGGAGTTCTACAAATTCCAGGATGCGTTGCGGGCCAGAGGGTTTGTTGAGGATTGCGAGTCAGGGGTGATCTGTCGCTGGCGGCATGAACCGATTGTCCTTGATGTGATGCCGACTGATCCAGAAATCCTTGGATTCGCCAATCGCTGGTATTCGAATGCCGTCCGGTTCGCCCACGAGTACGCGTGTGATGGCGTACGCTTGCGGTGCGTCAGTCCTGCCTATTTTTTGGCGACAAAGCTGGAGGCGTTTCGTGGGCGCGGCGAGGGCGACTACATGCTCAGCCGGGATATGGAGGATTTTATAGCGGTAATCGACGGGCGGCTGGAGATTGTTGCCGATGTGGCTGGTGCCGATGACGAGGTCCGGGCCTACCTTGCGCAACAGGCTGCCGTCTTGCTGGCAGATGACGATTTTATCGACGCCTTGCCGGGGCATCTGCCGGGAGATGCCGCAAACCAGCAACGGGTGCCTTTGCTGGTGGGGCGA from Pseudodesulfovibrio aespoeensis Aspo-2 includes the following:
- a CDS encoding catalase — encoded protein: MAKKKKETLTGAFGHPIGNDLNSVTAGPRGPVLMQDVHLLEKLSHFDRERIPERVVHAKGAGAYGYFEVTADVTKYTRAAFLSKVGKKTDVFARFSTVGGEKGSADAERDPRGFALKFYTEEGNYDMTGNNTPVFFIRDPLKFPDFIHTQKRDPATNLKSPTMAWDFWSLTPESIHQVTILFSDRGTPATFRNMNGYSSHTYKWYNAKGDYFWVQYHFKTDQGIRNLTGPEAAAMCGKDPDHATRDLHDAIARGEYPSWTLEMQILTPKQAEKFGWDIFDITKVWPHKEVPPITVGKLVLNRNPENYFAEVEQAAFNPSNLVPGIGVSPDKMLQGRLFSYHDTHLHRLGPNYHLIPVNQPKNAPEKSYQRDGAMRTDHNGGGGPNYWPNSFGGPAPDNTSIEPPIPLDGQGGRHEFAHKNDDFVQPGNLYRHVMTEQDRANLVSNILGSLGQTPKPIQLRQCALFYKADADYGTRVAKGLGLDLTKVKTLASMTQEERVAATPVK
- a CDS encoding RNA recognition motif domain-containing protein, with the protein product MSKKLYVGNLSWSSTEDDVRAAFEAYGEVTSVNLIEDRETGRPRGFGFVEMDDAGAREAIAALDGKEFGGRNIKVNEAKAREERPRW
- a CDS encoding mechanosensitive ion channel family protein, coding for MEPLNIVGWLLRAGVAVAVLIGCVAAMRWLKARQGSGDRLWTVLATALTPRLIPFVLTVAAVAILSALIPVESLEKGAAVLVLSLLGGAWVLLAAWGLTIVSSGLSVLVDWKYDVTVADNLGARQVQTKVKVLQRILVVLIWLGALAGVLMQFERFRLLGGTLLASAGVLSIVLGLSAQKTFGSIIAGIQIALSHPINLDDVVIVEGEWGRIEEITFTYVVVRIWDLRRLVVPITYFLDTPFQNWTRKSAEIIGPVSLHVDYATPLAPLRAELRRLCEAAGDLWNGKTCGLQVTEAGPETMTVRALVSASDASKAWDLRCLVREGLIDFMRANHPEHLPKRRVLLEDAGAGRPKAGTGSEQA
- a CDS encoding cobyric acid synthase — protein: MSGKGFGAVAGGLDDGGTVKQRVLAGIPDVLDEQRFAHGGNLRRLAEQAGCRPDELLDFSANVNPLGPPPWLGQVVGQALQSVDAYPDPDCHDLLMAAAEAYKVWPTQVIAGNGASELIFAAASLGGFGQAVIPSPTYVDYARACKAHRLKVVETPLGDDLSVNFPAMGRLLTTPSLVFLCNPNNPTGALFSPADLREVAAMFPRSRFVVDESFAEFLPEEADRLIRDRPSNVITVLSMTKFFAIPGLRLGLAFADPDVILRLKQAMPAWSVNTLAQKVGARCLRDTAYAARTREQTALLRENLASGLRHVPGIRVLPGVANYLLCRVERVGQDAVPLKERLLAEHRIAIRLCGNYEGLDNNWFRVAVRGGDDNERLIRAMEAVSGTGRGPVVRRTKRTPALMLQGTSSNAGKSVLAAAFCRIFLQDGYNVAPFKAQNMSLNSFVTDEGCEMGRAQVTQAMACRQRPDVRMNPVLLKPGSDTGSQVIVMGRPVGNMSVGEYVRYKPRAWEAVVAAYDSLANEHDIMVLEGAGSPAEVNLKHHDIVNMAMARHAVARVLLAGDIDRGGVFASMVGTMSLLTPAERSMVEGFLINRFRGDESLLEPAFGQMFEHTGKPVLGTIPYIHSLGLPEEDSVSFKEGFRPEARKLSPDQCVDIAVIDLPRISNFNDIDPLHAEPDVRVRVVSDAHALGTPDAVIIPGSKSTVPDMKALRGAGMAAALRALAGNGGRTRVIGICGGFQMLGELVDDPFGLESETTRMDGFGLLPVQTTLVPEKTLTRTWGTHVKSGCAVHGYEIHHGQTKPLSDSLRVALRDNAGQPLGYARDDGRVWGTYLHGLFDADEFRRWFIDQLRSDKGLAPLGTVQVRFDLEDALDHLAGVVRQAVCMEKIYKALGFSGCCTQASLFRAAGG
- the lepA gene encoding translation elongation factor 4, with protein sequence MSKTENIRNFSIIAHIDHGKSTLADRILEMTGMITDRAKKDQYLDKMDLERERGITIKAQTVRIPYTTPDGQKYILNLIDTPGHVDFSYEVSRSLSACEGALLVVDATQGVEAQTLANVYLALDNDLEVIPVLNKIDLPSAEPERIAREIEDIIGLDCSNPLMVSAKSGLNVQRVIDAVIELLPPPKGDPDARLKALIFDSWYDSYQGVVVLFRIIDGTIKKGDAIRIFSSGKRFEVTRLGAFMPEAVDIKTMGAGEVGFLCASMKELGDAPVGDTITLADNPVDEPYPGFKPVKAMVFSGLYPIEPSEYETLKNALEKLQLNDAAFSYEPETSQALGFGFRCGFLGLLHIEIIQERLEREFEAKLITTAPSVIYQVDTVGGGTMTIDNPSKLPDPTKIVAIREPFVRMEIHVPNEFVGSVLALCEEKRGLQKNMAYITTSRVVITYEMPFAEVMYDFFDKLKSSTRGYASLDYELIDYREADLVRLDILINGDPVDAFSCIVHRENSARTGRSLALKLKRSIPRQMFEVVIQAAIGNRIIAKERNAPFRKDVTAKCYGGDISRKRKLLEKQKEGKKRMRRMGNVEIPQEAFLSVLKADED
- a CDS encoding ferritin-like domain-containing protein, coding for MAKDKESRRKKVIETLNKARAMELTAISQYMNQHYGLDNMDYGELAKNMKLIAIDEMRHAEMFAERIKELGGEPVSEPDAKTVREQAVKEIFGFSANLEDVTIDMYNQFLLVCRENGDSISEKLLETIVEEEQEHFNYFDGVNSHIDKLGDNYLARIAGTPSSTGLQPQGFTVAKGQ
- the lepB gene encoding signal peptidase I — encoded protein: MNNSFKSLRDTVEAIVVALLLAFVIRAFVVQAFKIPSGSMLETLQIGDHLLVSKFAYDLRLPSTVFLDTTDGKVLYQTGNPERGDIIVFKYPEDETKDFIKRVIGLPGETLEIREKVVYINGQPLDEPYTRHTKHTIEPVRDNFGPFVVPEGQYFMLGDNREASHDSRWWGSVKREKIVGKALVIYWSWGSITDIRLNRIGTLFI